The proteins below come from a single Chryseobacterium capnotolerans genomic window:
- a CDS encoding M13 family metallopeptidase, producing the protein MRKLILSLSLLTGICTQNLVNAQVKTIKTAVSIVDSGLDLAAMDTSVRPQDDFYNYVNGTWMKTAQIPSDKPAWGSFDKLAEDTDNNSMTILNSLLTDKFTTGSEGKKIQDLYASYMDMQKRNADGIKPIQEKLNKIDVIKNLTDLQNYLISATKDGDNNFYSWSVSADRKNSKMNAVYLGVPALGLWGRDYYQKVNEKNTETLAEYQKYVALLLKELGYTNADEAAKGIVEYEKSIAKTYLTNEQSRDNTLQYNPQTMAELSGLVKGIDLPAYLKKAGVNTDKVIIGELNYYKNMDQLVNEKNLPVIKDYMKFHLINGNAAYLSEKLDAINFNFFGKYLFGQKEQRALNKRGLELINRNIGEAFGKLYVEKYFPAASKAQMVELIDYLKKSFAIHIKNLTWMSPVTKERAMDKLNKFSVKVGYPDQWKDYSALEIIPGSSLYNNLQNIAVWNYSKKLGKIGKPVDRSEWGMTPQTVNAYYRAVNNEIVFPAAILQPPFFNPKADAAVNFGGIGAVIGHEMSHGFDDSGAQFDGNGNLVDWWMPEDKANFEKATKALAAQYSQYEPVKGSFINGIHTNGENIGDLGGVAVAYDALQMYLKDKGNPGKISGFTQSQRFFMSWATVWKTKAPEKYLLLQIKIDKHSPGYLRSFAPLINIDSFYNAFDVKKEDKLYKAPEERIKIW; encoded by the coding sequence ATGAGAAAACTGATACTTTCCCTATCCTTACTCACAGGGATCTGCACTCAGAATTTGGTGAATGCACAGGTTAAAACTATTAAAACAGCGGTAAGCATTGTAGACAGTGGGCTAGACCTTGCTGCAATGGATACTTCAGTACGTCCACAAGATGATTTTTATAATTATGTGAACGGAACCTGGATGAAAACAGCTCAAATCCCTTCAGATAAACCAGCTTGGGGAAGCTTTGATAAGCTCGCAGAAGATACGGATAACAACTCTATGACAATTCTGAATTCTCTTTTAACAGACAAATTTACTACAGGAAGTGAAGGGAAAAAAATTCAGGATCTGTATGCTTCTTATATGGATATGCAGAAGAGAAATGCTGACGGAATCAAACCTATTCAAGAAAAATTGAATAAAATTGATGTCATTAAAAACCTTACTGATCTTCAGAATTATTTGATTTCTGCAACAAAAGACGGAGATAACAATTTCTATAGTTGGTCTGTAAGTGCAGATCGTAAAAATTCCAAGATGAATGCCGTTTACTTAGGAGTTCCGGCTTTAGGTCTTTGGGGGAGAGACTATTATCAGAAAGTCAATGAGAAGAATACGGAAACCCTTGCGGAATATCAAAAGTATGTAGCTTTACTACTCAAAGAATTAGGATATACTAATGCAGATGAAGCTGCAAAAGGAATTGTAGAGTATGAAAAAAGTATTGCAAAAACTTATCTGACTAATGAACAGAGTCGTGATAATACTCTTCAATACAATCCACAGACTATGGCTGAGCTTTCGGGTCTGGTAAAAGGAATAGATCTTCCTGCCTATCTTAAAAAAGCAGGAGTAAACACAGATAAAGTAATTATCGGAGAACTGAACTATTATAAAAATATGGATCAGTTAGTCAATGAGAAAAACCTTCCCGTGATTAAAGATTATATGAAATTTCATCTGATTAATGGAAATGCAGCCTATTTAAGTGAAAAGCTGGATGCTATTAATTTTAATTTCTTTGGAAAATACTTATTCGGGCAGAAAGAACAGAGAGCCTTGAATAAAAGAGGTCTTGAATTAATTAACAGAAATATAGGAGAAGCTTTTGGAAAGCTATATGTTGAAAAATATTTTCCTGCAGCATCCAAAGCCCAGATGGTTGAGCTTATTGATTATTTAAAGAAAAGTTTCGCAATTCACATCAAAAATTTAACATGGATGTCACCAGTCACTAAAGAAAGAGCCATGGATAAGCTTAATAAATTTAGTGTAAAAGTAGGCTATCCTGATCAGTGGAAAGATTATTCAGCTTTAGAAATTATTCCGGGAAGTTCATTATACAACAATCTTCAGAATATTGCTGTATGGAACTATAGTAAAAAGCTGGGAAAAATCGGAAAACCAGTTGACCGATCAGAATGGGGAATGACTCCACAAACTGTAAATGCGTATTATAGAGCGGTGAACAATGAAATTGTATTTCCGGCAGCCATCCTCCAACCACCGTTTTTTAACCCTAAGGCTGATGCGGCTGTCAATTTCGGAGGAATTGGGGCTGTGATTGGTCACGAAATGAGCCACGGATTTGATGATTCGGGAGCTCAGTTTGATGGCAACGGAAATCTAGTAGACTGGTGGATGCCTGAAGATAAGGCCAATTTTGAGAAAGCAACAAAAGCTCTTGCCGCACAATACTCCCAATATGAACCGGTAAAAGGATCTTTCATCAACGGAATCCATACGAATGGTGAAAATATTGGAGATTTGGGTGGAGTAGCGGTAGCTTATGATGCTCTTCAGATGTATTTAAAAGACAAAGGAAATCCAGGAAAGATCAGCGGTTTTACTCAGAGCCAAAGGTTTTTTATGAGCTGGGCTACTGTATGGAAAACAAAAGCACCTGAAAAATACCTTCTTCTTCAGATCAAAATTGATAAACACTCACCAGGGTATCTCAGAAGTTTTGCTCCATTAATTAATATTGATTCGTTTTATAATGCTTTCGATGTGAAAAAAGAAGACAAACTATACAAAGCACCGGAAGAAAGAATTAAAATCTGGTAA